The following coding sequences lie in one Treponema sp. OMZ 790 genomic window:
- a CDS encoding ABC transporter ATP-binding protein, translating into MQKKSTFLKFAAYYKPYKFLFFFDLFCALLVSVVDLVFPQVIRYLTRIIPKIRSGEVLLFSDKTIFNFDVRASAVIYLGMVIAVILLGLYIIRYFAQYFITSWGHIMGARMERDMRNDLFNHMQRLSFSYYDQNKTGDMISRIVSDLFDISELAHHGPENLFISFLKIIGSFALLCFINVRLTLILASVTSLMFIFTFFQNKKMRKIFMLNRKTIAGINSQVQDTLSGIRVVQSFANEELESKKFDTANEAFVHSKYINYRQMGEFFAVNGLLQGLFFIVTVLAGSFFVARNELTIPDLTIYVLYINIYIAPINLLINFTEMFQKGAAGFKRFLQIVETAPEITEKENAVELKDVKGNIKYENVDFSYNETTTILKNISIDVPAGKTLALVGPSGGGKTTICSLLPRFYDVINGKISIDGKDIRDLKLKSLRENIGIVQQDVYLFGGTIKENIAYGKPDASDEEIIEAAKNAHIHDFIMSLEDGYNSYVGERGVRLSGGQKQRISIARVFLKNPPILILDEATSALDTENEILIQKAIEELSEERTTIVIAHRLSTIRNADTILVVTDEGIMERGTHEELLSLNGIYANLRKLDEF; encoded by the coding sequence ATGCAGAAAAAAAGCACCTTTTTAAAATTTGCGGCCTATTACAAGCCTTATAAATTTTTATTTTTCTTTGATCTATTTTGTGCTCTTCTGGTCTCGGTAGTAGACTTGGTATTCCCGCAGGTAATAAGATACCTGACAAGGATAATTCCAAAAATAAGAAGCGGAGAAGTATTGCTTTTTTCGGATAAAACTATCTTTAATTTTGATGTAAGGGCTTCTGCCGTCATCTACCTTGGTATGGTGATTGCCGTCATTCTTTTGGGGCTTTATATAATAAGATATTTTGCCCAATATTTTATAACTTCATGGGGACATATAATGGGCGCCCGCATGGAAAGGGATATGCGGAATGACCTTTTTAACCACATGCAGCGTCTTTCCTTTTCATATTACGACCAAAACAAAACGGGAGATATGATTTCGCGGATTGTTTCAGACCTTTTCGATATTTCGGAACTGGCACACCACGGACCTGAAAACCTTTTTATTTCTTTTCTTAAAATAATAGGTTCTTTTGCTCTCCTTTGTTTTATAAATGTAAGGCTGACCTTGATTTTGGCTTCGGTTACTTCGCTCATGTTCATCTTTACTTTTTTTCAAAACAAAAAGATGCGTAAAATTTTTATGCTCAACCGCAAAACAATAGCCGGAATAAATTCTCAGGTTCAGGACACTCTTTCGGGGATAAGGGTAGTGCAGTCCTTTGCAAACGAAGAGTTGGAGAGCAAAAAATTCGATACGGCGAACGAAGCCTTTGTTCATTCCAAATATATAAACTACAGGCAGATGGGAGAATTTTTTGCCGTAAACGGTCTTTTGCAGGGCTTGTTTTTTATCGTAACAGTTTTGGCCGGAAGTTTTTTTGTTGCAAGGAATGAGCTTACAATCCCCGATTTGACCATCTATGTTTTGTACATAAATATCTATATAGCTCCGATAAATTTACTTATTAATTTTACCGAAATGTTCCAAAAGGGAGCTGCCGGTTTTAAGCGCTTTTTGCAGATTGTAGAAACAGCACCGGAAATTACCGAAAAAGAAAATGCAGTCGAGCTTAAAGATGTAAAAGGAAATATAAAATACGAAAACGTCGATTTCAGCTACAATGAAACTACAACAATCTTAAAAAATATTTCCATCGATGTCCCTGCAGGCAAGACTCTCGCTCTTGTAGGCCCATCGGGCGGAGGAAAGACGACGATATGCTCCCTTCTTCCGCGCTTTTATGATGTGATAAACGGAAAGATAAGCATAGACGGAAAAGACATCAGAGATTTAAAACTAAAGTCCTTGCGTGAAAATATCGGAATTGTTCAGCAGGATGTTTATCTTTTCGGCGGAACCATAAAAGAGAACATAGCTTACGGTAAGCCCGATGCTTCCGATGAAGAAATTATTGAGGCCGCTAAAAATGCCCATATTCACGATTTTATTATGAGTTTGGAGGACGGTTATAATTCCTATGTGGGGGAGAGGGGCGTAAGACTTTCAGGCGGGCAAAAACAGAGAATCTCGATTGCCAGAGTCTTTTTAAAAAATCCTCCGATTTTGATATTGGACGAGGCAACTTCGGCCCTCGATACCGAAAACGAAATTTTAATTCAAAAAGCTATTGAAGAACTTTCGGAGGAGAGAACGACAATAGTTATAGCTCACCGTCTTTCTACAATAAGAAATGCCGATACGATTTTGGTAGTTACCGATGAAGGAATAATGGAAAGAGGCACTCACGAGGAGCTTTTAAGTTTAAACGGAATATATGCAAATTTACGAAAACTTGATGAGTTTTGA
- the truA gene encoding tRNA pseudouridine(38-40) synthase TruA, whose protein sequence is MEAAQDQKNILLTVSYDGTNFCGWQKQTKEGNETFRTVQGELEKALAKIHKHPIETNGSGRTDSGVHAARQAVNFFSDIKSMRAANFLPALNSILPKDIRIMEAAEVSSLLHARFNALSRTYRYRIKCGKTVFAHEQPYVWHIRRYPDIAILNEMASCLSGELDCTAFSAAGDQSISKSRYIKKAVFFMENDYLIFEISANAFLWKMVRSIVGTLLHLEETGAGKKEFKAVLESKKREKAGPTAPPQGLFLWSIEYPADLLKAGID, encoded by the coding sequence ATGGAGGCTGCTCAAGACCAAAAAAACATTCTCTTAACAGTGTCCTATGACGGCACAAATTTTTGCGGCTGGCAAAAACAAACCAAGGAAGGAAACGAAACTTTTCGTACCGTTCAAGGAGAATTAGAAAAAGCCTTAGCAAAAATTCATAAACATCCGATCGAAACCAACGGCTCAGGCCGAACCGATTCGGGTGTTCATGCAGCACGTCAGGCTGTAAATTTTTTCAGCGATATAAAAAGCATGAGGGCTGCAAATTTTTTACCTGCCCTTAACTCGATCCTGCCTAAAGACATAAGGATAATGGAAGCGGCCGAGGTATCTTCTCTTTTACATGCCCGGTTTAATGCTCTTTCAAGAACTTACAGATACCGAATCAAATGCGGAAAAACGGTCTTTGCCCATGAGCAGCCCTATGTTTGGCACATAAGACGCTATCCCGATATAGCCATCTTAAATGAAATGGCCTCGTGCCTTTCAGGCGAATTGGATTGCACGGCTTTTTCGGCCGCAGGCGACCAAAGCATAAGTAAATCGCGTTATATCAAAAAAGCGGTCTTCTTTATGGAAAATGACTACCTGATTTTTGAAATATCCGCAAATGCTTTTTTGTGGAAGATGGTGCGATCCATAGTCGGCACTCTTTTACATTTAGAAGAAACAGGAGCCGGAAAAAAAGAATTTAAAGCTGTCTTGGAATCAAAAAAACGAGAAAAGGCAGGCCCGACCGCCCCTCCGCAAGGGCTTTTTCTATGGTCAATAGAATATCCTGCAGATTTGCTCAAAGCCGGCATTGATTAA
- a CDS encoding DUF2225 domain-containing protein: MIRKHVEKESRTGSITFYSKEQVQCPICSTKFKREELHSGGGRLIAGDLTDELRRLYEPSAKYGEIFPTVYNLTVCHKCLYTAFPQDFSVPPRPIIEKLFENTEARYDAIKGLFHNIDFTKSRGLNEGAASYYLAIMCYEVFEEKFSPTIKQAICAIRAAWLFDELGKKYPEENYKYVSDLFYQKATFLYRRALELESTGEEIIAGLKSFGPDVDKNYGYDGIIYLSALLEYKYGQKIDMEMRLKRLDYHKFALAKMFGLGKSSKNKPGPILEAARSLYDILKVELKDVEE, encoded by the coding sequence ATGATAAGAAAACATGTAGAAAAGGAATCGCGTACAGGCAGTATAACTTTTTATTCAAAAGAACAAGTACAGTGCCCCATTTGCAGCACAAAATTCAAAAGAGAAGAATTACATTCGGGAGGAGGACGCCTGATAGCCGGCGATCTTACAGACGAATTACGCAGGCTTTATGAACCGTCGGCAAAATACGGCGAAATCTTTCCAACCGTGTACAACTTAACCGTCTGCCACAAATGCCTTTATACTGCATTTCCGCAAGATTTTTCGGTTCCGCCCCGGCCGATTATCGAAAAACTTTTTGAAAATACTGAAGCAAGATATGATGCAATAAAAGGCCTTTTTCACAATATCGACTTTACAAAATCCAGAGGATTAAATGAAGGGGCAGCATCATATTATCTTGCAATTATGTGCTATGAAGTCTTTGAAGAAAAATTCTCACCTACAATAAAACAAGCCATATGCGCAATCAGAGCTGCATGGCTTTTCGATGAACTTGGAAAAAAATACCCTGAAGAAAATTATAAATATGTTTCGGATCTGTTTTACCAAAAAGCAACCTTCCTCTACCGAAGAGCTCTTGAATTGGAATCGACCGGAGAAGAAATAATTGCGGGCTTAAAATCTTTCGGCCCGGATGTGGATAAAAACTACGGCTACGACGGAATAATCTATCTTTCGGCCCTGCTTGAATATAAATACGGACAAAAAATCGACATGGAAATGCGCCTAAAGCGCTTGGATTATCACAAATTTGCCCTTGCAAAGATGTTCGGCCTCGGTAAATCAAGCAAAAATAAGCCCGGCCCGATCTTGGAAGCTGCGAGAAGTCTCTATGACATACTCAAGGTAGAGTTAAAGGATGTGGAAGAGTAA
- the rdgB gene encoding RdgB/HAM1 family non-canonical purine NTP pyrophosphatase, with amino-acid sequence MKIYLASGNINKKKEVQELLPEHKIVLPKEENIEFDPEETGSSFFENSMIKAEALYNIVKAPVLADDSGLCIDFLNGAPGVHSARYGSLDGEHVSAEAGIIKVLAELKGVKERSARFVCCMILLLDKNRFYSVQETCEGCITEKPAGSGGFGYDPIFFVEKFGKTFAELKPEEKNSVSHRGRALASISKFISSL; translated from the coding sequence ATGAAAATATACTTGGCATCGGGAAATATAAACAAAAAAAAGGAAGTGCAAGAGCTGCTTCCGGAGCATAAAATTGTTTTACCCAAAGAAGAAAATATAGAATTTGATCCTGAAGAAACGGGAAGTTCTTTTTTTGAAAATTCAATGATAAAGGCTGAGGCCCTTTACAATATAGTAAAAGCCCCTGTCCTTGCAGATGATTCGGGGCTTTGTATCGACTTTTTAAACGGAGCACCGGGAGTACATTCGGCAAGATACGGTTCTCTTGACGGGGAACATGTATCGGCTGAGGCCGGTATCATCAAGGTTCTTGCAGAATTAAAAGGGGTAAAAGAACGCAGCGCCCGGTTTGTTTGCTGTATGATTCTTCTTTTAGATAAAAACCGCTTTTACTCGGTGCAGGAAACTTGCGAAGGCTGCATAACCGAAAAACCTGCGGGTTCCGGAGGTTTCGGGTACGACCCTATATTTTTTGTAGAAAAGTTTGGAAAAACCTTTGCAGAACTTAAGCCGGAAGAAAAGAACTCCGTTTCGCATAGGGGAAGGGCTCTTGCGTCAATCTCAAAATTTATAAGCAGTCTTTAA
- a CDS encoding peptidase U32 family protein: MELLAPAGNFEKLDYAWEYGADAAYIGLKNFSLRAKADNFSGEEYKNISLLKEEYKKRGLTKKLYCAINISFHNEDLKNLLSEVQYFKQYPFDAFIVQDLGAARILKENFPDIPLHLSTQANCINYEAVKAYRDLGFSRVVLGREASLEDVREIKQRVPEMELECFVHGAMCISYSGRCLISAYLTDRSANAGSCTHSCRWNYKMYSEKPKEEFFVEESERKGELFPVEEGENYTALFSSKDLCMIDYLDKMKEAGADSLKIEGRMKSIYYTALTTRAYRKKIDFLNGKISADEASPFVEELYNTAHREFTTGFYFSSAEANKTTAGESKSPYMLAGKIGKKLSENEYEFISMNKIDSGIPLEYVGPDICSIVDTGYTLFKPDTKEKMDWVCHGHPCIIKTDKPIAEKFLVRCRENLVTN; this comes from the coding sequence ATGGAACTTCTTGCGCCCGCGGGCAATTTTGAAAAATTGGATTATGCATGGGAGTACGGAGCCGATGCAGCTTATATAGGGTTAAAAAACTTTTCTCTTAGGGCTAAGGCCGATAATTTTTCGGGAGAAGAATATAAAAATATTTCTCTTTTAAAAGAAGAATATAAAAAGCGTGGCTTAACAAAAAAACTTTATTGCGCAATAAATATAAGCTTTCATAATGAGGACTTAAAAAACTTGTTGTCCGAGGTCCAATATTTTAAACAATATCCCTTCGATGCCTTTATCGTCCAAGACTTGGGAGCCGCCCGAATTTTAAAAGAAAACTTTCCCGACATTCCGCTTCATTTAAGCACTCAGGCAAACTGCATAAACTATGAGGCCGTGAAGGCTTACAGGGACTTGGGCTTTTCCCGTGTGGTTTTGGGAAGGGAAGCAAGCCTTGAGGATGTACGCGAGATAAAGCAGCGGGTTCCCGAAATGGAACTTGAATGTTTTGTGCACGGGGCAATGTGTATTTCTTATTCGGGGCGCTGCCTTATAAGTGCCTACCTTACCGACCGAAGTGCAAATGCCGGATCCTGCACCCATTCTTGCCGCTGGAACTACAAGATGTATTCCGAAAAGCCTAAGGAAGAATTCTTTGTTGAAGAGTCGGAGCGGAAGGGAGAGCTTTTCCCCGTAGAAGAAGGCGAAAACTATACGGCTCTTTTTTCTTCAAAGGATCTTTGCATGATAGACTACCTCGACAAGATGAAAGAAGCCGGAGCGGATTCGCTAAAAATAGAAGGCCGTATGAAAAGCATTTACTATACCGCCTTGACCACGAGGGCCTACCGAAAAAAAATAGATTTTTTAAACGGAAAGATAAGCGCCGATGAAGCTTCTCCCTTTGTTGAAGAATTGTACAATACTGCCCATAGGGAATTTACCACGGGCTTTTATTTTTCGAGTGCGGAAGCAAACAAAACCACCGCGGGCGAGTCGAAGTCCCCCTACATGCTGGCAGGCAAAATCGGCAAAAAATTGTCAGAAAACGAATACGAGTTTATTTCGATGAACAAGATAGATTCAGGCATCCCTCTCGAATATGTCGGCCCCGATATTTGTTCTATTGTAGATACGGGCTATACCCTTTTTAAACCCGATACAAAAGAAAAAATGGACTGGGTCTGCCACGGCCACCCCTGTATCATCAAAACCGATAAGCCCATCGCCGAAAAGTTTTTGGTAAGGTGCAGGGAAAACTTAGTTACAAATTAA
- a CDS encoding HDOD domain-containing protein yields the protein MEKDKRIIVDSEKIETAIRLGVPIAITSYTLPKETEVYITDVISEFLKQLHCTDITDYIVYYTNELTTNAKKANTKRVYFKEKGLDISDSEDYDRGMQDFKDDTISNMEHYLALQKKAGLYIKMSLQLKQENIVLEVSNNSALTRQEFKRIFDKIVRARQFSSLDEAFTQVLDNTEGAGLGLVIMVLMLKKMGLNEKAYQIDVLDGVTVNRVTIPLKLELKKEAEPLTKAIVEYINEIPQFPENIMQIQRAINDPDSKMQKIAQLISSDIGLATDLLKHVNSVAFGLSKPCMNIVEAVKFVGLRGIQNLLYSVGTIKILETTENEQKQIWENAYRLAFFSLNVAKLTGKRTIVDDAYICGLLHDLGKIILGSMYPELVVKLAEIQAERNIPPQVMDMIMSGMAQAEIGATLAEKWNFPEPIVVTIRYQDNFEAAPEEHRELVESVCFADFMLNFSQGKIEYYQIPEVLLKRFKIKSEEQLHKLCERFEFAFTK from the coding sequence ATGGAAAAAGATAAAAGAATAATTGTTGATTCAGAAAAGATTGAAACGGCCATACGTTTGGGTGTACCTATAGCTATAACTTCTTATACCTTGCCTAAAGAAACCGAAGTTTATATTACGGATGTTATTTCGGAATTTTTAAAGCAGCTTCATTGTACCGATATTACGGACTATATCGTATATTATACAAATGAGCTTACAACAAACGCAAAAAAAGCCAATACAAAGAGAGTTTATTTTAAAGAAAAAGGACTTGATATTTCGGACTCCGAAGATTACGACCGCGGAATGCAGGATTTTAAAGATGATACAATTTCGAACATGGAACACTACCTTGCTCTTCAAAAAAAAGCCGGTCTTTACATTAAAATGTCTCTCCAGTTAAAACAGGAAAATATAGTGCTTGAAGTAAGTAATAATTCGGCACTGACCAGACAAGAATTTAAACGAATTTTCGATAAAATAGTCAGAGCACGGCAATTTTCATCATTGGATGAAGCCTTTACCCAAGTTTTGGACAACACCGAAGGCGCAGGACTCGGTCTTGTTATCATGGTCTTAATGCTTAAAAAAATGGGACTCAACGAAAAGGCCTACCAAATAGATGTTTTAGACGGCGTTACCGTCAACAGAGTTACGATACCTCTTAAACTAGAGCTTAAGAAAGAAGCTGAACCTCTTACAAAGGCCATTGTAGAGTACATTAACGAAATACCCCAGTTTCCTGAAAATATTATGCAGATACAAAGGGCTATTAACGATCCTGATTCAAAAATGCAAAAAATTGCCCAGCTTATAAGCAGCGATATCGGATTGGCTACAGACCTTTTGAAACATGTAAACTCGGTAGCTTTCGGCCTTTCAAAACCCTGTATGAACATAGTAGAAGCCGTTAAGTTTGTCGGATTGAGAGGTATACAAAACCTCCTCTATTCGGTAGGTACGATTAAAATATTGGAAACAACCGAAAACGAACAAAAACAAATATGGGAAAATGCCTACAGACTAGCCTTTTTCTCTTTAAATGTTGCAAAGCTCACAGGAAAACGTACTATAGTTGATGATGCATATATTTGCGGTCTTCTCCATGACCTCGGTAAAATTATCCTCGGATCTATGTATCCCGAATTAGTTGTAAAACTTGCAGAAATTCAGGCAGAAAGGAATATTCCGCCTCAGGTTATGGACATGATTATGAGCGGAATGGCTCAGGCCGAAATAGGAGCAACCCTTGCAGAAAAATGGAATTTCCCCGAGCCTATAGTGGTAACAATAAGATATCAGGATAACTTTGAAGCCGCGCCCGAAGAACACCGGGAATTGGTCGAAAGCGTTTGTTTTGCCGACTTCATGCTTAATTTCTCTCAAGGAAAAATAGAATATTATCAAATTCCTGAAGTATTGCTGAAAAGATTTAAAATAAAATCGGAAGAACAGCTGCACAAACTTTGTGAGCGCTTCGAGTTCGCTTTTACAAAGTAA
- a CDS encoding PrsW family glutamic-type intramembrane protease → MYGKPLEFNSFSMYSYDMQIALIVFLSFASSIICAFIVRRKENLSVKPLLYIFLFSFFAVLISILMQTIIYFLSQDFLQRAGYTRGILFDSFIHSSLPEETVKALLFSIFVKLLWADKMMNIDEVTPAQNRANIRTLMLLSVFYGLIFASFENIAYTIRYPESIWIRSITSNILHAGLGVYYLEISMVQKKKQLIKPLLVTWSIHGLYNMFFSIGSYFIIFGAAIVLFVVSNAVSRYDRFKSN, encoded by the coding sequence TTGTACGGTAAACCCCTTGAATTTAATTCTTTTTCAATGTATTCTTATGATATGCAGATTGCCTTAATCGTGTTTCTTTCTTTTGCTTCTTCAATTATTTGTGCTTTTATTGTCAGGCGGAAAGAAAATTTATCGGTTAAACCGCTGTTATATATTTTTTTGTTTTCATTTTTTGCGGTTCTTATCTCGATTTTAATGCAAACCATTATATATTTTTTGTCTCAAGATTTTTTGCAAAGGGCAGGATATACGCGCGGAATTCTTTTTGACAGCTTTATTCATTCTTCTTTGCCTGAAGAAACCGTTAAAGCTCTGCTTTTTTCTATTTTCGTAAAACTGCTTTGGGCTGATAAGATGATGAATATTGACGAGGTTACTCCGGCTCAAAACCGCGCAAATATAAGAACTCTCATGCTTTTATCGGTTTTTTACGGTTTGATTTTTGCTTCTTTTGAAAATATTGCCTATACGATAAGGTATCCCGAATCGATTTGGATTAGAAGTATAACTTCGAATATTTTGCATGCAGGATTGGGAGTGTATTATCTCGAAATAAGTATGGTGCAAAAGAAAAAACAGCTTATAAAACCTCTTCTGGTTACATGGAGTATACACGGTCTTTATAATATGTTTTTTTCGATAGGTTCATATTTTATAATTTTTGGGGCGGCTATTGTGCTTTTTGTCGTTTCAAATGCAGTAAGCAGATATGACCGCTTTAAGAGCAATTAA
- a CDS encoding NAD-dependent protein deacylase, translated as MDKEKNDYDKLFSAIIEAKHLTAFTGAGISTLAGIKDFRGKDGLYKQPDTEKMFDIDVFYRDPSVYYGLAKEFIYGLDDKKPAIVHTVLAELEKRGILKAVITQNIDLLHQKAGSKNVIEVHGSPSVHYCINCSYTQTFEETAKTAKTGAVPKCPKCGGTIKPAITFFGEALPQKAVMQAEIEASKTDFMLVLGTSLLVYPAAALPAYTLRNGGKIAIVNDQPTQFDSYAEILCDDLGETFEKIDKKLKNL; from the coding sequence ATGGATAAAGAAAAAAATGATTATGACAAACTTTTTTCTGCAATCATCGAAGCAAAACACCTTACAGCCTTTACCGGAGCAGGAATAAGTACTCTGGCCGGCATCAAAGACTTTAGAGGAAAAGACGGCCTTTATAAGCAGCCTGATACCGAAAAAATGTTCGATATAGACGTATTCTACCGCGATCCTTCCGTCTACTATGGTCTGGCAAAAGAATTTATATACGGATTAGACGATAAAAAGCCGGCAATCGTACATACCGTCCTTGCCGAACTCGAAAAAAGAGGTATCCTAAAAGCCGTCATCACCCAAAACATCGATTTACTCCACCAAAAAGCAGGAAGCAAAAATGTAATTGAGGTACACGGTTCCCCATCGGTTCACTACTGCATAAACTGTTCCTACACCCAAACCTTTGAAGAAACTGCAAAAACGGCCAAAACAGGAGCCGTTCCCAAATGCCCTAAATGCGGCGGCACCATAAAACCTGCAATAACATTTTTCGGTGAAGCTTTACCTCAAAAAGCCGTCATGCAGGCAGAAATAGAAGCATCAAAAACGGATTTTATGCTCGTTTTAGGCACGAGCCTTTTAGTCTATCCTGCAGCAGCCCTTCCTGCCTACACACTCAGAAACGGGGGCAAAATAGCCATCGTAAACGACCAGCCGACACAATTTGACTCTTATGCAGAGATTTTATGCGATGATTTGGGAGAAACTTTCGAAAAAATCGATAAAAAGTTAAAAAATTTATAG
- a CDS encoding alpha/beta hydrolase fold domain-containing protein, translated as MQNALKDLRDLKKKFKKATLSRKHTIDELRLAYDDILYSPHVPNNVDLSEIELRGVDTDVLKPEMAVSGRVILYAHGGSFISGTKKAYRSFCAGLAHEASSALYLPEYKLSPENPFPAALEDVYKVYAKLVETHTADPGNLVLAGDGAGGGLVISLIHYLKNKHLPLPALIVLFSPWADLTCSSEGLNANRKKDFVFSQGILAGAAQLYTEEKNLTNELVSPIFGSFENFPPVFIQCGSNEILLDDSIRLCEKIEKAGSFVEFEKIDGMPHLFQAVPDYFSNAHLAVEAIGKKIGAFFDIGE; from the coding sequence GTGCAAAATGCATTAAAGGATTTAAGAGATTTAAAAAAGAAATTTAAAAAAGCAACACTTTCCCGAAAACACACAATAGACGAGTTGCGTCTTGCCTATGACGATATTCTTTATTCTCCTCATGTACCGAACAATGTAGACTTATCCGAAATCGAATTGCGCGGTGTCGATACCGATGTATTAAAGCCTGAGATGGCGGTGTCAGGCAGGGTAATCCTATATGCTCATGGAGGTTCTTTTATAAGCGGCACAAAAAAAGCTTACCGCTCTTTTTGTGCGGGGCTTGCTCATGAAGCTTCTTCGGCTCTATATCTGCCCGAATATAAATTGTCTCCCGAAAACCCATTCCCTGCAGCGCTTGAAGATGTTTACAAGGTTTATGCAAAACTTGTAGAAACTCATACTGCAGATCCCGGCAATCTTGTTTTGGCAGGAGACGGAGCAGGGGGCGGTTTGGTTATTTCGCTCATTCATTATTTAAAAAATAAACATCTTCCTCTTCCTGCATTAATTGTCTTATTTTCTCCATGGGCCGATTTAACCTGTTCAAGTGAAGGACTGAATGCCAACCGAAAGAAAGACTTTGTTTTTTCTCAAGGGATTCTTGCGGGCGCTGCCCAATTATACACCGAAGAAAAAAATCTTACCAATGAACTTGTTTCTCCCATTTTTGGAAGCTTTGAAAACTTCCCTCCTGTTTTTATTCAATGCGGAAGTAATGAGATTCTTTTGGATGATTCAATCCGTCTTTGCGAAAAAATCGAAAAGGCCGGAAGTTTTGTTGAATTTGAAAAAATTGACGGTATGCCTCATTTGTTTCAAGCCGTTCCCGACTATTTTTCAAATGCTCATCTTGCAGTAGAGGCCATAGGAAAAAAGATCGGGGCATTTTTCGATATAGGGGAATAA
- a CDS encoding nucleoside-triphosphatase, producing MNFSLEKGEEIVKAYKNNKTNPSIKQKLLMELFEIIYVNLESFGVYFRDEDLRSDFVCKFYYRIPRLLENYKPELSSFYTYMTSHIRFYYLTFKCKNVRNEIHNAVIAKQEGSRLGYLVNEYDLNENFNFYAAEHEPSYCKDEGDYGPFQGSVISKMELEHRRALYFSMPCKHRRIFLLACKACFFLDDDLIEKISAEIKMDPEFLCCILQDLKVSCFKRLEKINYHICNRNNYYIKIQLFKYLLFNTYNTKRQFDQLCFSLKYNRYLWLKAQDLNRRQIKCPSSTDIGKCINVCKGTIDKNIAKSLKMWYTQKHENILGIGKYKQKKGSARAASGA from the coding sequence GTGAATTTTAGTTTAGAAAAAGGAGAAGAAATTGTCAAGGCCTACAAAAATAATAAAACTAACCCTTCAATAAAACAAAAACTTTTGATGGAACTATTTGAAATTATTTATGTGAATCTGGAAAGTTTTGGAGTTTACTTTCGGGATGAAGATTTGCGCAGCGATTTTGTATGTAAATTCTATTATAGAATTCCAAGACTTTTGGAAAATTATAAGCCCGAATTATCGAGTTTTTATACCTATATGACAAGTCATATCCGGTTTTATTATTTAACGTTTAAATGTAAAAATGTGCGGAATGAGATACATAATGCCGTTATAGCCAAGCAGGAAGGTTCAAGATTGGGGTATCTGGTGAATGAATATGATTTAAATGAAAATTTCAACTTTTATGCTGCCGAACACGAACCTTCTTATTGTAAAGATGAGGGCGATTACGGGCCTTTTCAAGGAAGCGTAATTTCAAAAATGGAATTGGAACACAGGAGAGCTCTTTATTTTAGTATGCCGTGTAAACACAGAAGAATTTTTTTATTGGCTTGTAAGGCTTGCTTTTTTTTGGATGATGATTTGATAGAAAAAATATCGGCTGAGATTAAAATGGATCCGGAATTTTTGTGCTGCATTCTTCAAGATTTAAAGGTTTCTTGTTTTAAGCGTTTGGAAAAAATCAATTATCATATTTGCAATAGAAATAATTATTATATAAAGATTCAGCTTTTTAAATATCTTTTATTTAATACTTACAATACAAAGCGTCAATTTGATCAACTTTGTTTTTCTTTAAAATATAATCGGTATTTATGGTTAAAAGCGCAAGATCTTAATAGGCGGCAGATAAAATGTCCAAGCAGCACCGACATAGGAAAGTGCATAAATGTGTGCAAGGGTACAATCGATAAAAATATTGCTAAGAGTTTAAAAATGTGGTATACTCAAAAACATGAAAATATACTTGGCATCGGGAAATATAAACAAAAAAAAGGAAGTGCAAGAGCTGCTTCCGGAGCATAA